TACCAAACCTGTTAAAACTCAAGTCCAAGAACTCCAAATTCTGCAAATGAACCATGCTATCTGGAATTTTACCAGAAAACCTATTAGAACTCAAATCAAGCTTTAAAACCTGAGATAAATTACCTACTGACTCGGGGACCTTTCCATCAAAGTGATTTTGACTCAAATCCAAGACTCTGAGTTTCTTCAACTTGGTAACACTAAATGGTAAACCACCAGTTAAGTTGTTTCTTGAAAGGGTAATTTCTTCAATATTAACCAAATCACCAATCCCATCTGGGATATTCCCAGAAACCCCATTTCCAGTCAACACTAACCTCCTTAAACTACTGAAGTTACCAATAATGCCATCGATAGACCCAACTAAACCTGGGTTTTCAATAAACACAAGCTCTTCAAGATTAGAACCAAAACTAGTCAGAGAAACATTAGGCACTAAAACAGCTGTCTCTATAAAACACTTGTAAAAGAACAACTTACGGAGGTACTTAAAGGAAGTGAAGATAAGTGGGTTAAGAGTGGAATTAGAAGAACAAGGTGGGTTTGGCGAATAGTCAGAAACATACCCAAAATTTAGCTCTGTTATGTGAAGCGAAAGGGTATCGTTTCCTTGGGTGCTGGGTTCTTCACTGAAGTATTCACAAACAACGCCGTGTGGAGGAGAGAAACAAAGGTCATCTGGTGGAAAGAGAGTGGGCCACGGGATGGCTGAGTTAATAGAGGAGAGAACCTTGAAGAGTGAGTCTTGTTCTAGAGTGTTTAGGAGtggctgctgctgctgctgctgttggtGTGAACCATTAAGTGAAGATAAGAGAATTAAAAGGAAGACGAGAAATGTAGCCATTTTCATTTGTGAAGACAGTTCCAAGTCTCTCTTTCTGATACTGAGAATTGAGAGAGGAAGACGATGGAATTGTTTGTTTTATGGTAGAAAATATAGAATGGGTGAAACAGGGACTGGTGCTGGTGTGGTGTGTGTGGCTTGTTGGTTTTGGGGTCAGTCATATGGTACAGGTTTTGCTTGCTGGAGGGTTTTCTTGCAGACAGTATTCAATTACTAAAATAGGCCTTTGCTCCAGTTTCCTTTTTTCTGTTTgtttttatatagaaaatattcGAGTTTCTTTTTTGGAGAGTAGAAAAGTGTGATAATCCTAATCAACTTCATTAGTTTTGGCTCTTTGTAGAAACGAAGAGGACCGGTAATTATCAACTTTAATCTTCTTGTGTTGCGATAAATTAAGATCAcctttaaaattgataaataaatgatattgatatattgattctcCTCCCCCCGAATCgaatctttttttgttttacactctctaatttaaatatatatttaaatttaatttaaaatatattaaatataatttttgtaataaaataaaaattatcttttatattataaactaaatttattaagctactagattttttttttcaaattcatacgTCGTTTATCCTTAGAATTAGAAGTGtcaatttagaaatttttatttacctCTTCTAAGATTAATTTTCAATAGTCTAGAATTAAGTACTACTTGAGACGATGATAGCCTTTTTTAAAAAGTCTTACTCTATCAtctctaataattaaaaattattatatttttaagagtgttatattttaataaatttttatttttttattaaaatagtatattatatttaattaaatttttaaaaattttaatttaaaaattaataaataaatttatgtaaatgAAATAAGGAAACATCTCCTTTTTgctattagttttattttctgtctGTTACtttcattgtttaattttaaaatatttatttatttaaaacttaaCTGAAACCTTCTTTATTCTAgagataaaatgataaaaataaataccttaattacaaattttattttaaaacctgaaaggtaaaaataaaatagaaaattgatACAAAGATCAAGTTTTAAGAATCACAATGCATTGAAGCTGGAAAagattttttctattttttctttaccaACTAcacaaaaaaaagtaaaacccAGTAGATGGCAAAGACAGAAAGTTTGGAAATCGCAGGGGCAATAACGACTTTGCACAAGGATCTCATCCCTCCACAATTCGCATGCAGAAAAACACAAGTGTCAGGTTCAAAACCAATTATCAGAAGACCGCAGATACCTCTTTCAAccaactcttttttttttaattttaaaaaaggcATCATAAACCTCGAACACATGATCTCCCAATTAGCTCAAAATCAAGGGCTCAGATTCATTATCCTCCCAATGTCTTCCACAATGCTAACGAAAACAATTCGGAGTTTAACTCTCAGTGCCAAAAGACTAATTTTGGTTTTTGATCAACAGtggagaaaaggaaaaagtagCCGGCGTTAGCCGACAACAAAACCTACGGACAGAAGTCGACAAGGACGCGCCGCAGCCGCCGACTTACTGTCTGCGGTGTCGTGTCCAGTGAAAGCGACGTTTAACTGGTCCAAACCAGGCGAGGAAACTGTGTCTACTGCACGTTTCCGTTAATTTGCTCTTGTGGTACCTAAGTTTTACCTTAAGTGTTTAAATGGTACcaatagtttttttcttttcagtatctaaattttaatatgactATTTcctttatcaaaaaaaataaaaagaaggatatttaaaaaaaattcagtgTACTGATgtggatatttattttatatttaaattttatcagaaCTTTATGCAGTAtgcattatttatatatattaaaatattttggtgAGATTAATCACTCTAGtcgaataaaaaattatttttttccttaagattttaaatttgattgtttctgaataaacaataatatatgACCAACCAATCAGATCTATAATTGGGAGATGGATCGGATTGATTATCTTTCTATCTTAGTGGATTAGATTGAATTGGCAAATTCTCAAATCTCGATCCACAAATTGTTGATTGATTGGCGTAAATGTTGGTGAATTTAAGTTGCCGTGGTTAAAAATGATGTTcaatattttatgtgtttacctaatgaaaaattaaaagatttagattaatttatataaatttattttgaaaagaaaataatttgtatAAAAGTAATGtgattttttaaagaattcaatattaaaactatttaggtaagttttatttaaataaggATTTTTCAGGGAAGATTGGGGACTTCAATTTTTTGTTGCAAGAGTcaaaaagataattacaaTTGCTGGTGTGTTCTTTGGGGTTTGGTTTCTGGATCTTTTGCATGCAATTGGATTTAATTTGAAGAGACTAGAGGCACATACGCCTTAACTGCTTAATACCACACGTATCATGAAACAGCAAACCATTAACACTTATAGGAGCTGCATCGAATTGGTACAATCCAATTTGAAGAGACGCGGGAATTCTAGTCATGTTATCCGCCACTTGGTTCCCTTCTCCACCACCTGCCAATTTCTGCTCAATAAATCCTTTATATTtgtgataaaagaaaaggtgctACTATTTTAGTATTTACACAATTTAAATATGCAATACTCCTATTTATTTAAGTATGGCCAATAATGAAatgtaaaaatgaagaaatttggTAAATTAAGACTACTATTGAAAAATAGagtttcttaaaaaatagatgATATGGTAGTGGAATATACACTATgcacaaaaaatttaaatttgtataatttaagttaataatataattttaaaaaaaagtagagTTTTGCATTATCTGtagctaaaaaaattaaaatataaaacaatgtTCCAGATATATAGTAAATAgtatatgtttaatatataatgagtttattactgaatttttttattctgatttaaaatcaatttttaatattcttttatatagatATCAACACAATATCTATATTGACTATAATTGACATTGACAAAATAAAAGGTATATAAACTTTGATGCAATAAGCATTCTCATAGTAAAACAcgataatttttaaacttattGATTAACAATGTacaagtatattttgagtgtatattttgagtttaaattATCTTTGTCACattagataaatataattaaaattagtttttaatcatattccattaagagtttttttataaataatcaaaatttacaAAGACCTGCCACATCTTTTGGTTTTGAAGGATCCGAGCCGTGTATGTTAGTCAGTGTGAGTATCCTATTTCCTCGTCATGTCGTCCTATCTTGACAGGCAAATTACACCTTGGTAAGagactttatatatatatatgattgaCCTGAACACTCCGTTACAGGGAGGGAGGGTGGCAGCATTTGAAGGCTCAtccaaattatttttcttgggCAGACAATGGGATGGGGAGTCCACAGTATTTGATCATTTTATGATTCATAGCCTTCAGCCCATTTTGGCTCATCTTGACCAAACCAATTATGAATTACGGCTattatttcttctcctttctgaaaaagagaaagactAGCCTCTAGTTATAGCAATTTTTATTGGatgtaattgtatatattttttactgtaagaaatatttataaaatcatcGCTAATTTAagacaaaatttaaataaattaaccgCTTTAAGAAATCGTTTGTTTTGagattttaacttaaatttttgAGTCGTCTAGTAAAAATTTTCATTCCGCtcaatttatcattttttttaagattttaatacaAATTCTTGAATCGTTACCATCATAAATGGTGAACTATTAcctctatatatttataatttccaTCCAAAATCAAAACAGATCTAACTCCTACCTCGGTTAGCTTATGCACCAAACtcataatgaaaaattattaataccaaattctattatttattggACCATCTATATTGTCCTATTATTTACAGCCATACCAATATATTTTATGC
The sequence above is drawn from the Ricinus communis isolate WT05 ecotype wild-type chromosome 7, ASM1957865v1, whole genome shotgun sequence genome and encodes:
- the LOC8279694 gene encoding piriformospora indica-insensitive protein 2, producing MKMATFLVFLLILLSSLNGSHQQQQQQQPLLNTLEQDSLFKVLSSINSAIPWPTLFPPDDLCFSPPHGVVCEYFSEEPSTQGNDTLSLHITELNFGYVSDYSPNPPCSSNSTLNPLIFTSFKYLRKLFFYKCFIETAVLVPNVSLTSFGSNLEELVFIENPGLVGSIDGIIGNFSSLRRLVLTGNGVSGNIPDGIGDLVNIEEITLSRNNLTGGLPFSVTKLKKLRVLDLSQNHFDGKVPESVGNLSQVLKLDLSSNRFSGKIPDSMVHLQNLEFLDLSFNRFGNFGIPLFLGKMPRLRELYLSGNLLGGHIPEIWEDLGGISGIGFSNMGLVGKIPASMGVYLKNLCYLRLDSNKLEGKVPKELGFLEFVNEINLENNNLSGEIPFTSNFTAKIGKKLKVNGNTGLCVVDEDFGFGKKTEGSLGKMKLCNKSDVPNPFLFKEDNSVSSLSPPVQVLSSYVSYGLMILGFCLSLLC